A single genomic interval of Quadrisphaera sp. RL12-1S harbors:
- the uvrC gene encoding excinuclease ABC subunit UvrC, translating to MTNPASYRPKPGEVPDSPGVYRFRDPQGRVVYVGKAKSLRQRLANYFQPLHALHPRTATMVTTAASVEWTVVGTEVEALQLEYSWIKEYDPRFNVKYRDDKSYPYLAVTMGEEFPRVQVMRGAKRKGTRYFGPYAHAWAIRETVDLLLRVFPVRTCSTGVFKRAGQVGRPCLLGYIDKCSAPCVGKVSPEEHRALAQEFADFMGGATSKYVRRVEAQMREAAAEMDFERAARLRDDAGALRKALEKSAVVLPDATDADVFALAEDELEAAVQVFHVRGGRVRGQRGWVVEKVEDVTTADLVQHLLQQVYGGSGDDDDAGAGEQVPREVLVPVEPTDPEQTAAWLTRLRGSRVEVRVPQRGDKRALLETVERNATGALNLHKTRRGGDLTSRSLALQELQEALGLDEAPLRIECYDVSHLQGSEVVASMVVFEDGLPRKSEYRKFNVRGDGPDGRTDDLASMNEVLTRRFRRHVEQQAADGQGEHVEQVSGPVSGEVQPGIDPTTGRARRFAYAPQLVVVDGGQPQVEAAAAALADLGVTDVALVGLAKRLEEVWLPGEDHPVVLPRTSEGLYLLQRLRDEAHRFAITHHRSKRSKSMTTSALDGVPGLGPARRQALMAHFGTLKALRAATPEQVAEVPGMGPATAAAVVAALAGDAPAPSVDLATGELVD from the coding sequence TCCCCGGGCGTGTACCGGTTCCGCGACCCGCAGGGCCGCGTGGTCTACGTCGGCAAGGCGAAGAGCCTGCGCCAGCGGCTGGCCAACTACTTCCAGCCGCTGCACGCGCTGCACCCCCGCACCGCCACGATGGTCACCACCGCCGCGAGCGTCGAGTGGACCGTCGTGGGCACCGAGGTCGAGGCGCTCCAGCTGGAGTACTCGTGGATCAAGGAGTACGACCCGCGCTTCAACGTCAAGTACCGCGACGACAAGTCCTACCCCTACCTCGCGGTGACCATGGGCGAGGAGTTCCCGCGGGTGCAGGTCATGCGCGGCGCCAAGCGCAAGGGCACCCGCTACTTCGGCCCCTACGCCCACGCCTGGGCCATCCGCGAGACCGTCGACCTCCTCCTGCGCGTCTTCCCCGTGCGCACCTGCTCCACGGGCGTCTTCAAGCGTGCCGGCCAGGTGGGCCGCCCCTGCCTGCTGGGGTACATCGACAAGTGCTCCGCGCCGTGCGTCGGCAAGGTCAGCCCCGAGGAGCACCGCGCGCTGGCGCAGGAGTTCGCCGACTTCATGGGCGGCGCCACCTCCAAGTACGTCAGGCGCGTCGAGGCGCAGATGCGCGAGGCCGCCGCCGAGATGGACTTCGAGCGGGCCGCGCGCCTGCGCGACGACGCCGGCGCCCTGCGCAAGGCCCTCGAGAAGAGCGCCGTGGTGCTCCCCGACGCCACCGACGCCGACGTCTTCGCCCTCGCCGAGGACGAGCTCGAGGCCGCCGTGCAGGTCTTCCACGTCCGCGGCGGCCGCGTCCGCGGCCAGCGCGGCTGGGTGGTGGAGAAGGTCGAGGACGTCACCACCGCCGACCTCGTGCAGCACCTGCTGCAGCAGGTCTACGGCGGGTCGGGCGACGACGACGACGCCGGCGCCGGGGAGCAGGTGCCTCGCGAGGTGCTCGTCCCCGTCGAGCCCACCGACCCCGAGCAGACCGCGGCGTGGCTCACCCGGCTGCGGGGCTCGCGGGTGGAGGTGCGCGTGCCGCAGCGCGGTGACAAGCGCGCGCTGCTGGAGACGGTGGAGCGCAACGCCACCGGAGCGCTGAACCTCCACAAGACCCGGCGCGGCGGTGACCTCACCAGCCGCTCCCTGGCGCTGCAGGAGCTGCAGGAGGCCCTCGGGCTCGACGAGGCCCCGCTGCGCATCGAGTGCTACGACGTCTCCCACCTGCAGGGCAGCGAGGTCGTGGCGTCCATGGTCGTCTTCGAGGACGGCCTGCCCCGCAAGAGCGAGTACCGGAAGTTCAACGTCCGGGGGGACGGGCCCGACGGGCGCACGGACGACCTCGCGTCCATGAACGAGGTGCTCACCCGCCGCTTCCGCCGCCACGTGGAGCAGCAGGCCGCCGACGGGCAGGGCGAGCACGTCGAGCAGGTCAGCGGCCCGGTGAGCGGGGAGGTCCAGCCGGGCATCGACCCCACCACCGGGCGGGCCCGCCGCTTCGCCTACGCCCCGCAGCTCGTCGTCGTCGACGGCGGGCAGCCGCAGGTCGAGGCCGCCGCCGCGGCGCTCGCGGACCTGGGCGTCACCGACGTCGCCCTCGTGGGCCTGGCCAAGCGCCTGGAGGAGGTGTGGCTGCCGGGGGAGGACCACCCCGTGGTCCTGCCGCGCACCAGCGAGGGCCTCTACCTGCTGCAGCGCCTGCGCGACGAGGCCCACCGGTTCGCCATCACCCACCACCGCTCCAAGCGCAGCAAGAGCATGACGACCAGCGCGCTCGACGGCGTCCCGGGCCTCGGGCCGGCGCGGCGGCAGGCGCTCATGGCGCACTTCGGCACGCTCAAGGCGCTGCGCGCCGCGACACCGGAGCAGGTGGCCGAGGTGCCCGGCATGGGGCCCGCCACCGCGGCCGCCGTGGTCGCGGCGCTGGCCGGGGACGCTCCCGCGCCGTCGGTCGACCTCGCCACCGGGGAGCTCGTGGACTGA
- the rapZ gene encoding RNase adapter RapZ: protein MGQDGRVSAPPQRPEPHPAPQQQPPPEGGHDLLVITGLSGAGRSTVAHVLEDLGWYVVDNLPPQMLGPLAQLAAQASGAVPKVAVVLDVRGRGFSADLAAALAAVRVRRSILFLEASDGVLVRRFESVRRPHPLQEEGRILDGIETERELLRDLRAAADVVIDTSDLNVHQLAASITRAFGEAEATRLRLTLLSFGFKYGLPTDADHVVDVRFLPNPHWVPELRPLTGRDAPVSSYVLGQDGAEEFLDRYAAALQPVIAGYQREHRRYATVAIGCTGGKHRSVAMTEALAARLQAVADAAASPLASSSAAPSPAEGAEEHPAPVLRVAHRDLGRE from the coding sequence ATGGGCCAGGATGGCCGCGTGAGCGCGCCGCCGCAACGACCCGAGCCGCACCCTGCGCCCCAGCAGCAGCCTCCCCCCGAGGGCGGGCACGACCTGCTCGTCATCACCGGCCTGTCGGGGGCGGGCCGGTCGACCGTGGCCCACGTCCTGGAGGACCTCGGCTGGTACGTGGTGGACAACCTGCCGCCGCAGATGCTGGGTCCGCTCGCGCAGCTCGCCGCGCAGGCCTCCGGCGCCGTCCCCAAGGTGGCGGTGGTGCTCGACGTGCGCGGGCGCGGCTTCTCCGCCGACCTCGCCGCGGCGCTCGCGGCGGTCCGCGTGCGCCGCAGCATCCTCTTCCTCGAGGCGAGCGACGGTGTGCTGGTCCGCCGCTTCGAGTCCGTGCGGCGCCCCCACCCGCTCCAGGAGGAGGGGCGCATCCTCGACGGCATCGAGACCGAGCGCGAGCTCCTGCGGGACCTGCGCGCCGCCGCGGACGTGGTCATCGACACCTCCGACCTCAACGTCCACCAGCTCGCCGCCTCGATCACCCGCGCCTTCGGGGAGGCCGAGGCCACCCGCCTGCGCCTGACGCTGCTCTCCTTCGGCTTCAAGTACGGCCTCCCCACCGACGCCGACCACGTGGTGGACGTGAGGTTCCTGCCCAACCCCCACTGGGTCCCCGAGCTGCGGCCGCTGACCGGCCGCGACGCCCCTGTCAGCAGCTACGTGCTCGGGCAGGACGGCGCCGAGGAGTTCCTCGACAGGTACGCCGCGGCCCTGCAGCCGGTCATCGCCGGCTACCAGCGCGAGCACCGCCGCTACGCCACCGTGGCCATCGGCTGCACCGGCGGCAAGCACCGCTCCGTGGCCATGACCGAGGCGCTGGCGGCGCGCCTGCAGGCGGTCGCCGACGCCGCAGCGTCCCCGTTGGCGTCGTCGTCGGCGGCACCGTCCCCGGCCGAGGGGGCTGAGGAGCACCCGGCCCCCGTGCTGCGGGTCGCCCACCGCGACCTCGGGCGAGAGTGA
- a CDS encoding gluconeogenesis factor YvcK family protein, producing MRPGVGPGAGLAPGLQPGSGPAVVACGGGHGLAASLQALRHLSDRITAVVTVADDGGSSGRLRSELGIMPPGDLRMALAALCDDTEWGRTWRDVLQHRFTGDGPLADHAVGNLLIAALWQRLGDSVEGLDLVGRLLGARGRVLPMSSVPLEIEADVRVSATRSAPARLEVVRGQKAVATTRGTVEEVRLLPVDPPARPEVVEAVRAADWVVLGPGSWFTSVMPHLLVPDLAAALRETRARRCLVLNLVSERGETSGLSPAAHVRALTAHARGLRLDVVLADPSAVEDVEALAVAAEEAGAQLVLRQVRKVRRGRPALSSEHDPLRLAAAMRDVLEGSWGDVG from the coding sequence GTGAGGCCGGGCGTCGGTCCCGGCGCCGGGCTGGCCCCCGGCCTGCAGCCCGGGTCCGGGCCCGCGGTGGTGGCCTGCGGCGGCGGTCACGGCCTGGCCGCCTCGCTGCAGGCGCTGCGTCACCTGTCGGACAGGATCACCGCCGTCGTCACGGTGGCCGACGACGGCGGCTCCAGCGGCCGCCTGCGCTCGGAGCTGGGGATCATGCCGCCGGGGGACCTGCGGATGGCGCTGGCGGCGCTGTGCGACGACACCGAGTGGGGCCGCACCTGGCGTGACGTGCTGCAGCACCGCTTCACCGGGGACGGGCCGCTGGCCGACCACGCCGTCGGCAACCTGCTCATCGCCGCCCTGTGGCAGCGCCTGGGCGACAGCGTCGAGGGGCTCGACCTGGTGGGCAGGCTGCTCGGCGCGCGCGGCCGGGTGCTGCCCATGTCGTCGGTGCCGCTGGAGATCGAGGCGGACGTGCGCGTCAGCGCCACCCGCTCGGCGCCCGCCCGCCTGGAGGTGGTCCGCGGCCAGAAGGCCGTGGCCACCACGCGCGGCACCGTGGAGGAGGTGCGCCTGCTGCCGGTGGACCCCCCGGCCCGCCCGGAGGTGGTCGAGGCGGTCCGCGCCGCGGACTGGGTGGTGCTGGGCCCCGGCAGCTGGTTCACCAGCGTCATGCCGCACCTGCTGGTGCCGGACCTGGCCGCCGCGCTGCGCGAGACCCGCGCCCGCCGCTGCCTCGTGCTCAACCTCGTCAGCGAGCGCGGTGAGACCAGCGGCCTGAGCCCCGCGGCGCACGTGCGGGCGCTCACCGCCCACGCCCGCGGGCTGCGGCTGGACGTGGTGCTGGCCGACCCGAGCGCCGTGGAGGACGTCGAGGCGCTGGCGGTCGCGGCTGAGGAGGCCGGGGCGCAGCTGGTGCTCCGGCAGGTCAGGAAGGTCCGCCGCGGGCGTCCCGCGCTGTCCTCCGAGCACGACCCGCTGCGCCTGGCCGCCGCGATGCGCGACGTGCTGGAGGGCTCCTGGGGCGACGTGGGCTGA
- the whiA gene encoding DNA-binding protein WhiA: MALTAQVKDELSRLPVQRSCCRKAEVSALLRFAGGLHIIAGRVVVEAELDTGAAARRLRRDLADVYRAASEVLVVAGGGLRRGSRYVVRVVHNAESLAHQTGLLDQRGRPVRGLPPQVVAGAVCDAEAAWRGAFLAHGSLTEPGRSSALEITCPGPEAALALVGAARRLDIQAKARDVRGTDRVVIRDGEAIGDLLTHLGAHGAKLVWEERRMRREVRATANRLANFDDANLRRSARAAVAAGSRVERALEILGEDVPEHLRTAGALRLEHKQASLEELGALADPPMSKDAVAGRIRRLLAMADRRAEELGMPGTEANLTPDMLDA; the protein is encoded by the coding sequence ATGGCACTGACGGCACAGGTGAAGGACGAGCTGAGCCGTCTTCCGGTGCAGCGCTCCTGCTGCCGCAAGGCCGAGGTCTCGGCCCTGCTGCGCTTCGCGGGCGGCCTGCACATCATCGCCGGGCGCGTGGTGGTGGAGGCCGAGCTCGACACCGGCGCCGCGGCGCGGCGGCTGCGGCGCGACCTCGCCGACGTCTACCGCGCGGCCAGCGAGGTGCTCGTGGTGGCCGGGGGCGGGCTGCGCCGCGGCTCCCGCTACGTCGTCCGGGTGGTCCACAACGCCGAGTCGCTGGCCCACCAGACGGGCCTGCTCGACCAGCGCGGGCGTCCCGTCCGCGGGCTCCCGCCGCAGGTGGTGGCCGGTGCGGTCTGCGACGCCGAGGCCGCCTGGCGCGGGGCGTTCCTCGCGCACGGCTCCCTGACCGAGCCCGGGCGCTCCTCCGCCCTGGAGATCACCTGCCCGGGCCCGGAGGCCGCGCTGGCGCTGGTGGGTGCCGCCCGGCGCCTGGACATCCAGGCCAAGGCGCGCGACGTGCGCGGCACCGACCGCGTGGTCATCCGCGACGGCGAGGCCATCGGGGACCTGCTCACCCACCTGGGCGCCCACGGCGCCAAGCTGGTGTGGGAGGAGAGGCGCATGCGCCGGGAGGTGCGCGCCACCGCCAACCGCCTCGCCAACTTCGACGACGCCAACCTGCGCCGCTCGGCGCGCGCCGCGGTGGCCGCCGGCTCCCGGGTGGAGCGCGCCCTGGAGATCCTCGGGGAGGACGTGCCGGAGCACCTGCGCACCGCCGGGGCCCTGCGCCTGGAGCACAAGCAGGCCTCCCTGGAGGAGCTCGGCGCGCTGGCCGACCCGCCGATGAGCAAGGACGCCGTGGCCGGCCGCATCCGCCGGCTGCTCGCCATGGCGGACCGCCGCGCCGAGGAGCTCGGGATGCCGGGGACCGAGGCCAACCTGACCCCTGACATGTTGGACGCCTGA
- the gap gene encoding type I glyceraldehyde-3-phosphate dehydrogenase gives MTIRVGINGFGRIGRNFFRAVQASGADVEIVGVNDLTDNATLAHLLAYDSVLGRLEGVSTAGDEISVNGKSFKALAERNPADLPWGDLGADVVVESTGIFTDATKAKAHLDGGAKKVIISAPAKNEDITIVMGVNDGDYDAAAHSIISNASCTTNCLAPMAKAIDDEFGIVRGLMTTVHAYTQDQNLQDGPHSDLRRARAAAINIVPTSTGAAKAIGLVLPQLKGKLDGYALRVPVPTGSATDLTVTVGRETSVDEVNAVVKAAAEGAMKGYLKYTTDPIVSSDIVTDPSSCIFDAGLTKVIGDQVKVVGWYDNEWGYSNRLVDLVKLVGA, from the coding sequence GTGACCATCCGCGTGGGCATCAACGGCTTCGGCCGCATCGGCCGCAACTTCTTCCGCGCCGTTCAGGCGTCGGGCGCTGACGTCGAGATCGTCGGCGTCAACGACCTGACCGACAACGCGACGCTCGCCCACCTGCTCGCCTACGACTCGGTCCTCGGCCGCCTCGAGGGCGTGTCCACCGCGGGCGACGAGATCTCCGTCAACGGCAAGAGCTTCAAGGCGCTCGCCGAGCGCAACCCGGCCGACCTCCCCTGGGGCGACCTGGGCGCGGACGTCGTGGTCGAGTCGACCGGCATCTTCACCGACGCCACCAAGGCGAAGGCGCACCTCGACGGGGGCGCCAAGAAGGTCATCATCTCCGCCCCGGCGAAGAACGAGGACATCACCATCGTCATGGGCGTGAACGACGGCGACTACGACGCCGCCGCGCACAGCATCATCTCGAACGCGTCCTGCACCACGAACTGCCTCGCCCCGATGGCCAAGGCCATCGACGACGAGTTCGGCATCGTCCGCGGCCTCATGACCACGGTGCACGCCTACACGCAGGACCAGAACCTGCAGGACGGGCCGCACTCCGACCTGCGCCGCGCCCGCGCCGCCGCCATCAACATCGTCCCCACCTCCACCGGTGCGGCGAAGGCGATCGGCCTGGTGCTCCCGCAGCTCAAGGGCAAGCTCGACGGCTACGCGCTGCGCGTCCCGGTCCCGACCGGCTCGGCCACCGACCTCACCGTCACCGTCGGTCGCGAGACCTCGGTCGACGAGGTCAACGCGGTGGTCAAGGCCGCGGCCGAGGGCGCCATGAAGGGCTACCTCAAGTACACGACCGACCCGATCGTGTCCTCGGACATCGTCACCGACCCCTCCTCCTGCATCTTCGACGCCGGCCTGACCAAGGTCATCGGCGACCAGGTGAAGGTCGTCGGCTGGTACGACAACGAGTGGGGCTACTCCAACCGCCTCGTCGACCTGGTGAAGCTCGTCGGGGCCTGA
- a CDS encoding phosphoglycerate kinase: MALTSLDDLVAAQGDLRGRRVLVRSDLNVPLDGTTITDDGRVRASVPTWQRLLDAGARVVVVAHLGRPKGAPEAKYSLAPVAERVRELLPQVTVRFADTTVGGSAQEAADALGDGELLLVENLRFNAGETSKDDAERAAFAAELAALVGGPDRGLFVSDGFGVVHRKQASVYDVAQLLPHAAGGLVEAETAVLQRLTTDPARPYAVVLGGAKVSDKLAVIENLLGTADRLLVGGGMVFTFLAAQGHEVGKSLLEADQVETVKGYLATAAERGVEVVLPVDVVAATAFSADADHEVVAADAIPADRMGLDIGPQSAKLFAERLADTRTVFWNGPMGAFEMAPYAEGTRELAKALVEVTRAGGLTVVGGGDSAAAVRSLGFADSDFGHISTGGGASLEYLEGKTLPGLSVLS, from the coding sequence ATGGCGCTCACGTCGCTGGACGACCTGGTGGCCGCGCAGGGTGACCTGCGCGGCCGCCGGGTGCTGGTCCGCTCCGACCTCAACGTGCCGCTCGACGGCACCACCATCACCGACGACGGCCGCGTCCGGGCCTCGGTGCCCACGTGGCAGCGCCTGCTCGACGCGGGCGCGCGCGTCGTCGTCGTCGCCCACCTGGGCCGCCCCAAGGGCGCCCCGGAGGCGAAGTACTCCCTGGCCCCCGTGGCCGAGCGGGTGCGCGAGCTGCTGCCGCAGGTGACCGTCCGGTTCGCGGACACCACCGTCGGCGGGTCCGCGCAGGAGGCCGCCGACGCCCTCGGCGACGGCGAGCTGCTGCTGGTGGAGAACCTCCGCTTCAACGCCGGCGAGACGAGCAAGGACGACGCCGAGCGCGCCGCCTTCGCCGCCGAGCTGGCGGCCCTCGTCGGGGGTCCCGACCGGGGCCTGTTCGTCTCCGACGGCTTCGGCGTGGTGCACCGCAAGCAGGCGAGCGTCTACGACGTCGCCCAGCTGCTCCCGCACGCCGCCGGTGGCCTGGTCGAGGCCGAGACCGCGGTGCTGCAGCGCCTCACCACCGACCCGGCCCGGCCCTACGCCGTGGTGCTGGGCGGGGCGAAGGTCTCCGACAAGCTGGCCGTCATCGAGAACCTGCTCGGCACCGCCGACCGGCTGCTCGTGGGCGGCGGCATGGTCTTCACCTTCCTGGCGGCCCAGGGCCACGAGGTCGGGAAGTCCCTGCTCGAGGCCGACCAGGTCGAGACCGTCAAGGGCTACCTCGCCACCGCCGCCGAGCGCGGCGTGGAGGTCGTCCTCCCGGTCGACGTCGTCGCGGCGACGGCGTTCTCCGCCGACGCCGACCACGAGGTCGTCGCCGCGGACGCCATCCCGGCCGACCGGATGGGCCTGGACATCGGCCCGCAGAGCGCGAAGCTCTTCGCCGAGCGGCTCGCCGACACCCGCACGGTCTTCTGGAACGGGCCCATGGGCGCGTTCGAGATGGCGCCGTACGCCGAGGGCACCCGCGAGCTCGCGAAGGCCCTCGTCGAGGTCACCCGCGCCGGCGGCCTCACCGTGGTCGGGGGCGGCGACTCCGCCGCAGCCGTGCGCTCGCTCGGCTTCGCCGACAGCGACTTCGGCCACATCTCCACCGGCGGCGGCGCCAGCCTGGAGTACCTCGAGGGCAAGACCCTCCCGGGCCTGTCCGTCCTGTCCTGA